Below is a window of Luteibaculum oceani DNA.
AACCTTCGGGAACCAACTTCCTAACCCTTAATCTGGAGCTTACCACCAAAGAGGGCTGTGTAAACAACATCTCTAAATCCATACGCGTAAAACAAGTATTGGCAGGGTTCTTTGCCCCGAGCGAGGTTTGTTTAAACGACACCGTATTTATTACCTCCAACACCAACAACGTACAAGATGTGCGGTATGAGTTTGGCGACGGGCAGGTAAGTTCTTCGAAAAAGCAGGTATTAAAACACCTATACAAATCTCCTGGAACTTATACCATCAAGCAATTTGTGAGCAATCAGGCAGAAAACTGTAGCGATCAGCTGCAAAAGCAAGTCATTGTGAACCCACTGCCTAAGGCAAAAGGAGGAACCTTTCAGGTGTGTATCGATCAAATTGACACCTTATCGGCATCAGGTGGATCATCCTACAGTTGGTCGCCCGACACGCTGCTGGCAGTGCCTTTTGGTGCCAACGTACGCTTTAGCGCTATTGGCGATTCCATTGGAAACCGTTACACCTATAAAGTGGCGGTGTTTAACCTAAAAGGCTGTCGCGATACCGCAACCGTTGTAGCCAACATCGTAGGGTTAGATTCTACCATTATTCTGCCTAACCTCTTCGATACGCTCATTGTAAAAGGCGATTCGTTTACCACTCAGCTTCCCGAATACCCTGGACTTATTTACAACTGGACGCCAAAAGCGAAATTCAGCTGTAGCGACTGTCCCAACCAAACCGTGGAAGTATTTACCCAGCAAGAATTTGCAGTGGAAGTAACCGACATTTTTGGTTGTACAAATCAAGCGACAGACTACATCCTTCGTGTAGATGCTACCAAATACTCCCTGGATGTTCCCGATGCTTTTTCACCCAATGGAGATGGCATTAACGATGAAATCTACCCACAAGGATGGGGAGTAGAGTCCTACGAAGAGTTTAGAGTTTACAACCGCTACGGGGAGTTGGTATTTACCGGAACACCCGATAATCCCGCCTGGGATGGAACCGTTAACGGAAAGCCCGCTGCAGTTGACACCTATTACTTTGTGGTAAGGGCCAAGATGTTTGATAAGCGCATTCGAGAAATCCTACACGGAGAGTTTAGGTTGATTAGATAAAAAAAGGGCGAGAGCCCTTTTTTGCTTATTGGCGAATTGGCTTATTGGCTAATTAGCACGCCCGATGCCCTGGTTTTTTCGTTGTAATCAAGGCGGTCATCCCGATTGCAGCGAAGCGGAAAGAGGGATCCCGTAAGCCATATTCGAATTCAGGGAAAAACCCTTCATCAATTTATCTTTCATCAGTTCATCCATTCATCCTTCATCAGTTCATCCTCCTACAAGCTACGAGCTACCACCTGCGAACTAAAATCATACCAACAAAAAAGCCTTCCCGAATTACTTCGAAAAGGCTCTAATTTTATTGGGTTAGCTACAGATTTTTATTTTCCGTGGCACTGCTTGTATTTTTTCCCCGAACCGCATGGACATGGATCATTTCTTCCAATTTTCTCATCTGCGATTAGCGGTTGTGCTTTTGGTCTTGGTGCTGAATTTGCAATGGCTTGCGCATTTCCACCATCTCCAACGTTCGCATAACTTGGAGCTCTTTGCTCTACCGTTTTCGGCTGTTTTGGAGCTCTTAATGGAGCATTAGACGCCTGTGCCTGTTGGTTTACCGGTATCCTTGCTCTGGTTAAGAATGATACCACCTCAACATTTATTCTGTCCAACATTGCTTTAAATAGCTCAAATGACTCGAACTTATAAATCAATAATGGATCCTTCTGCTCATAAACCGCTCCCTGAACCGACTGTCTCAGCTCATCCAGTTCGCGTAAGTGCTCTTTCCATTCGTCGTCGATAATAGAAAGCGTGATTCTTTTTTCTAGCGTATCTACTACATCTTTACCTTCAGTTTCGTATGCCTTTTTCAATGGGCACGGTAACTGAATTCCCTTTTTACCATCTGTAAATGGCACCATGATGTTAGTAAACTTCTCTCCTTGAGTTTCGAACACATCCTTTACTACGGGGAAGGTCATGTTTGCAACCTGCTTCGCATTATCTTGATAGTGCTTGTACACTTTTAAGAAAAGCTGTTCCGCCAATTCTGGTTGAGGCTTAGTGAAATCATCAACATTGATACCGCTATCGGTAGCAAATATTCTAAGTACCTCAAGATCTAACCCTTCTATATCCTTAGTATCGTAGAAGTTGGCAATTAAGTTCTCCGATGTTTCAAAGAACATGTTGGCGATATCCAACTTAAGTCGATCACCAAAAAGTGCGTGTTTTCTTCTTTTATAGATAACGTCACGCTGCGCATTTAATACATCATCGTACTCCAGCGCTTTTTTACGGATACCGAAGTTATTCTCCTCCACTTTTTTCTGCGCTCTTTCTATAGAGCGAGTAATCATAGAGTGCTGTATAACTTCTCCTTCTTCAAGACCAAGTCTATCCATTATTTTGGCGACACGGTCTGAATTAAATAGACGCATTAAATCGTCTTCCAAAGACAAATAGAACTGCGAAGAACCTGGATCACCTTGTCTTCCCGAACGTCCTCTTAGCTGTCTATCTACCCTTCTTGAATCATGTTTCTCCGATCCAATAATGGCAAGTCCACCCGCTTCTTTTACCTCTTTGCTAAGCTTAATATCGGTACCACGGCCCGCCATGTTGGTTGCGATAGTAACAGTACCTGCTTTACCAGCTTCAGCAACGATGTCCGCTTCCTTTTGGTGCAGCTTCGCGTTTAGCACATTATGACGGATTTTTCGAATGGTAAGCATCTTACTTAGCAATTCAGAAACCTCAACCGATGTGGTACCTACAAGCACTGGTCTGCCTTGTTCCTGAAGGTCTACTATCTCATCAATAATGGCGTTGTACTTCTCACGCTTGGTCTTAAATACCTTGTCTTCGTGATCTTTTCTTGCAATCGGCTTATTGGTTGGAATGATGGTTACATCCAACTTATAAATATCCCAAAGTTCTCCTGCTTCCGTTTCAGCCGTACCTGTCATACCCGCAAGCTTATGGTACATTCTGAAATAGTTCTGAAGCGTTATCGTAGCGTAGGTCTGTGTTGCAGCCTCTACCTTAACCGATTCCTTTGCTTCTATCGCTTGGTGCAGACCGTCAGAATAGCGGCGACCTTCCATAATACGGCCGGTTTGCTCATCTACAATCTTCACCTTTCCATCCATTACTACATACTCCACATCCTTCTCGAACAGTGTGTATGCCTTTAGTAACTGGTTTACGGTATGGATACGCTCCGATTTAACACCGTAATCCTGAACGATTTCGTCTTTTTTCTTTAGTCTTTCGTCCTCTGGAAGACTTTCATTCTTATCGATTTCCGCCAATAGTGATCCAACATCTGGCATGATAAAGAAGCTAGGATCATCACTTCCAGAAATTAGATCTAGTCCTTTTTCGGTAAGCTCAATACTATTGTTCTTTTCGTCGATAGTAAAATACAGCTCCTTATCCACCTCAGGCATATTCTTACCTTGCTCTTGGAGGTAGAAATTTTCTGTTTTCTGCATGGCGGCTTTCACCCCTTGCTCCGAAAGGAACTTAATCAGTGCTTTATTTTTAGGCAAACCACGGTAAGCTCTAAAAAGTAAGAAGCTTCCTTCTTTTATTTCTTCTTTATCTGGATTATCTGTTCCAAGAGAGCTTAACTTTTTCTTGGCATCAGATAAAATTTTGGTAACCAAAGATTTTTGAGCATCAACCAAACGCTTAATCTTCGGTTTTAGCTCTTCGAATTGTTGCTGATCCCCTTTTGGAGTAGGTCCAGAAATAATAAGCGGTGTTCTAGCGTCATCAATAAGTACCGAATCCACCTCATCGACTATGGCGTAGTGATGTTTCCTTTGAACCAAAGAATCTGGATCAATAGCCATATTATCCCTTAGGTAATCGAAACCAAATTCGTTGTTGGTACCATAAGTGATATCTGCTTTGTAGGCTGTTCTTCGCTCCTCAGAATTCGGTTGGAAATTATCGATACAAGAAACTGATAAACCGTGGAACTCGAATAAAGGTCCCATCCACTCCGAGTCACGACGAGCTAGGTAATCGTTAACCGTAACCAGGTGCACTCCTTTACCCGCAAGTGCGTTAAGATAAACAGGAAGCGTGGCCACAAGGGTTTTACCTTCTCCTGTCTGCATCTCTGCAACAGAACCTTTGTGCAACGCAATACCTCCAATTAGCTGCACATCGTAGTGCAACATATCCCAGGTAATTTCACTGCCCGCAGCATCCCAAGAGTTTTGCCAAATTGCTTTATCCCCCTCTATGGTAACGTGGTCGTTGTTTATAGCGTAATCTCTATCGAACTGGCTAGCAGTAACTTCAATAGATTCGTTTTCTTTAAATCTTCTAGCCGTTTCTTTTACCACGGCAAAAGCGGTAGGAAGGATTTTTTCTAAAACCTCTTCCAGTTTTTTATCAACCTGCTCCGTAATTTCATCAATGCGATCAAAGATTTTCTCTTTTTCGTGAATCTTTTCTGGTGCAAGATTTGCGGCCTCTTCCTTAAGGGCTTGAATTTCTTTCTCTTCTTCTGCTACGTATGCCTTTATTTCCCCTTTCAGTTCTTCGGTTTTTGCACGAAGTTGGTCGTTAGAAAGCGAAGCAAGGGTGGCATAAACTTTATTAATTTCCTCTACTATAGGTTTTACTGCGGCAATTTCCTTTTGAGATTTATCACCAAAAACCTTTTTGAGAAGCTTGTTTACTATTGACATAAAAATCTGTGTATTGTTGGGGGCATCCCCAAATAAGATCGGCCACAAAAATAGCGATTTACCGCTGGGGATAGATACCAAAAAAGCTGTAACCTTATGGGAACAGCTTTTTTGTCATTTGTTATGAATTCTTTGGGATTCTAATATTCATCTTCATTAAAGAAGAAGTCCTCTTTGGAAGGATAATCTGGCCATATTTCTTCGATTGACTCAAAAATTTCTTGGTCATCCTCTATTTCTTGCAGATTTTCTACAACCTCCAAAGGCGCTCCGGTTCTTATTGCAAAATCAATAAGCTCGTCTTTACTTGCCGGCCACGGCGCATCCTCTAAATATGAAGCTAATTCTAGGGTCCAGTACATAGGACAATATTTATGGTTTAAATCGTTGGCAAAAGTAATTTTTTTGCCGTGCTATACAACAGATTTACAAAATGTTAAAGCAGTATTTGATAATACTTACGATACAGATCTATTTTGGTTGCCATGGAGTCTCTTCAACATTCAACTTTTTTGCCATAAATCTGCCCAACATAAAAAAGTAATCCGACAACCGATTTATGTACGAAAGAATTAATTTATTGATGGATTCCTCGTGAGCAAGGGTTACCGCCGCGCGCTCCACTCTTCTGCAAATGGTTCTGCAAACATGACAGTAGGACAAAGTTGGATGTCCCCCTGGAAGCACAAAGTTTCTCATGGGTTCTAATTCTTCCTCCATTTTGTCTATCCAGTTTTCCAAATTGGTAATGTCCGTTTCAGAAATATCTGGCAGTTTCATTTTAGAATCTTCCTTTTCCATCGCCAAGTGAGATCCAATAGTGAAAATTCTATCCTGAATATCTAAAAGTTCCTTTACGGTATTAGGCAATTCTATATGATCTCGTAAAAGTCCTACAAAAGCATTCAGCTCATCGAGGGTTCCGTATGCTTCAATTCGCAAATGACTTTTACTCACTCTTCTTCCTCCTAAAAGTGCAGTTTCTCCCGTATCACCTTTTTTCGTGTAAACCTTCATTTTATTATACTCTTTGAGTCGCTTTAATGGGGTTTTCGTTTACTTCATCGCTTTCAATGAGTCCATCTCTCAATCTTACAATTCGGTGTGCGTGTTGGGCTATATCTTCCTCGTGTGTTACTAGAATGATGGTGTTTCCATTGGAGTGAATTTCCTCGAATAAGCCCATAATTTCGTGAGAGGTCTTAGTATCTAGGTTACCCGTTGGTTCATCGGCCAAGATAATGGATGGATGATTTACCAAAGCCCTTGCTACCGCTACACGCTGCCGCTGTCCTCCAGATAATTCATTTGGTTTGTGATCCATCCTATTTGCCAAATCAACCATAGTTAAAACCTCGGCACCTCGAGCATCTCTCTCCTCCTTTTTCTTACCCGCATAAATTAGTGGCAAAGCCACATTTTCTAATGCAGTATAACGAGGCATTAGGTTAAAAGTTTGGAATACGAATCCGATTTCTTTGTTTCGGATTGTAGCCAATTGGTTGTCTTCCATCTTACTCACATCCTGACCGCTTAATTGGTAGGAGCCAGTTGTGGGCGTATCCAAACAACCTAAAATATTCATTAAAGTAGATTTTCCAGATCCAGAAGGCCCCATTAATGCGACATACTCATTTTTTTTAATCTCCAGTGTTATGGACCGCAAAGCATGCACGGTTTGAGTCCCCACTTGGTAAACCTTGGATATATCTTGAATGTCTATGACTTTATTTTCCATGCAACTAAAATAAAACTAATACCAGATGCGAAAATGCTGTTTTTCTTTGACTGGTTTAAAAAATACTACTCCCATCTTATAAAAATCTAGGCTAAGGGTCACAATTTCATCCTGTTTTATTTCTTCCCAGGCTTTGGTCATCCCAGGACTCCAATAAATATCATCGAAAACAAAAACACTGTCCGAGGTCGCCTTTGATTTTAACTTTGAGAAATAACGCATTGTTGCCTCATAACTATGGTCTCCATCGAGGTATAAAAATGGTATGGACGGTATATTTCTTAAAGACTGGTCAATGTATGTATCGAAATCTGAGCATACCACCTCCAAGTTATCCAGCCCTAATTTTTGGTGATTTGATTTGGCATAGGACGCGATTTTATCGTTCCCTTCCACCGTTGTAATTTGCACATTGTGTTGGGCCATGTATGCCGAGGATATGCCCAAACTGGTACCCAACTCCAAAATAAACTCTGGATTAAAGTACTTAACCAATTTAGCTAATAGCGTTCCGTACCGATGTGATATACCTGCTTTTTTGGCTAAATCTCCAATAGTGCCCTGCCCCTTATAGGCTCCGGCATTCGTGCCAAAATTGTTACGAATTGGAGTATTATCTTTTCTCAGCTCTTTCCTCAGCTGCTGGATTGCCTTAAAATCGTTGTTTTTAATGTAAAGTCCATCCTCCAACAACTGGTAAACAAAAGGGCTATGGACACCATGTCTACCGTTGCAATGCCACAAGTATTTAATAAAGGAAATAACGCGACTCAAGGGGTGAATTTCTGGGATGGGAAGGCGTTTACACTTGGTTTCTGAATTTGTATAAAGGGCTTTTTACTAACCATGTGGCAGGAGTTACAGCCATTGATTAAATTATCGAAATGCCCCTGAAAATTGGCTAATCCCTCCGCCTCTATTCTGGATTCGTAAGTTTCTAAGGACTTTATTCCGTAATGAAGCATGTTGTAGGAAACGTTTATGCCATCGTCCATTACTCCCGCTTTTTGAATGGATTCCATCTCCTCCTCCATTTCGTGGATGTAGAAATCATGAAGCGCATCATTTCCCCCCTCCGCCGCGAAATAAGCCTTTTCTAGATAGCGCTGCAACAAACCCATATGTACAGCTAATTCGTAATCGTCTTCCTTTTCTTTAGACTCCTTGTTTTCTGCAATGGTTTTATCCTGCTTGGGCTCTTGAGTATTGCAAGCAATCAACAGAAGAAAAAATAGGTTTATTAGTAGGAGGGTGAAATATTTCATTTTTCGTTAATTAATTCCTCTGCCAATTTCAGGAATTTTTTCCCATTAGGCTTCACATTTGTATAAACTACAGCCCGTAAAGCACCAATATCATCTATCCAGTATTTTTGAAAATTCCACTCCACCTCTGAGCTTAATATTCCATTCTGTTCCTTTTTCGTCAACCAATTATAAACTGGGTGGACATTATCTCCTTTTACATCAATTTTAGATGCCATTGGAAATTTGACTCCAAACTGCAATTCACAAAACTCTGCAATTTGATCATTACCTGCTGGTTCCTGTTTTTTAAACTGATTGCAAGGAAAGCCTATAATTTCTAAATCCTCCTTGTAGGTTTTGTACAATTCTTGAAGACCCTCATACTGGTAGGTAAATCCACATTTTGAAGCAGTGTTTACGATTAAAAGATGCTTCCCTTTAAACTCCTGCATACTCCTTAAATCCCCGTTTATATCTAGGAATTGAAGATCATAGAATGAAACAGGAGCTTCAACTCTTGGTAGAATGGTATTTGGAATAATGCTTTTTGCAATTGCTGCAACTACGCTCATAGTTATTGAGTAAATATTTGTCCTGGTATAATGCCTACCGAGACCGTTTGTTCAAGTTGAAAATCAAAATTATAAACTAAAAGCTCTCCCGGGCTTAAATAATCCTTAGCATCTGTTAAATAGAGCAACCCCCTTTCCTCACTCCATTCCATGCTGTAAAAAAGCCTTTGACCTTTTGGGACAATAGGAATTTCGCTAATCTCAAGGCTAACGGGGTCTATGGTAAAAACTCCACCATCATTTGATATATCGGTTGGATTAGAGGAAGAAATAAAGGCCAGCTTGTTTTTAGATGGCAGGAAAGTAAGATGATTTGGACTGGCCTCTGGATTAGAAAATTGAATAATTGTATCAATGGTCATCCATCTATTTTGTTTCGGTTCTATTATGGCCAAGGAGCCTCCCGTACCCTCTTCGGCCTGGCATGCTACCCAAATTTTATCTTGTACATATGCGATGTCTATGGGGGAAGTTGGAAAGTAGGAGTACCAGATTTCTTTAGGGCCATCTGGCGTCCATTTTATTTTTCTAAGGGTGTTGGATCCCACCCAGGTGTTGGTAAAAATAAGATCTCCATCTACCAACAATTTCTCGGAAGATTGACTGCCATGGATTTCGCCGTCTTTCTCCAGCGTGTTTAGGTTTACCACGGTAATATTTTCACTGTACAAATCCGAAACCAAGGCGAAATCTTGATTATACTTTGCTATATAGCGAGGTGAAACAAAGCCAGTAATGGTTTTTACTAGCTTTAAGGTGGTTTTATCGCAAACGTGAATTTTTCCAGAGTTATTTACTACTAGGAATAAATAATCCCCGATGACATTTACCGACTGCAATACATCACCCACGGGTAAACCATTTACCTTTTGAAAAGCATCGTTAATTACGTTACTATCTAATTTTACGTGTGATAAACTTGCATTCCCGAAAGTGAAATTGCCTTCATTGGCAACCCACAAACCGTCCAAAAAATTGTGGTTCAAAAATCCAGTTGTTTCGTTGCTGTTAGGATTTTCGGATTTACAGGAGAAAAAAATACTCACAGAACATATAAGGAGGACAACAAATCTCATTAGAAGGTAAGGTTTAGATTTACGAGAAAATTAAATCCAGGCATAGGCCGCCAAAGCACATTTTGGTAGGATTGATTCAACAAATTGTTTAGCGTTATCCCTACCGATAAATTCTGCTTTTTGATATTAAGCTTTTTAGACAATTCTGCATTCAACAAGCTGTAGGTTGGCAGTTTTGATGAGATACCCACTCGCCCTTGGGTTTGAGTGTTGCGCTCAGAAACCAGATTTAATC
It encodes the following:
- a CDS encoding O-methyltransferase, which encodes MSRVISFIKYLWHCNGRHGVHSPFVYQLLEDGLYIKNNDFKAIQQLRKELRKDNTPIRNNFGTNAGAYKGQGTIGDLAKKAGISHRYGTLLAKLVKYFNPEFILELGTSLGISSAYMAQHNVQITTVEGNDKIASYAKSNHQKLGLDNLEVVCSDFDTYIDQSLRNIPSIPFLYLDGDHSYEATMRYFSKLKSKATSDSVFVFDDIYWSPGMTKAWEEIKQDEIVTLSLDFYKMGVVFFKPVKEKQHFRIWY
- a CDS encoding cob(I)yrinic acid a,c-diamide adenosyltransferase gives rise to the protein MKVYTKKGDTGETALLGGRRVSKSHLRIEAYGTLDELNAFVGLLRDHIELPNTVKELLDIQDRIFTIGSHLAMEKEDSKMKLPDISETDITNLENWIDKMEEELEPMRNFVLPGGHPTLSYCHVCRTICRRVERAAVTLAHEESINKLILSYINRLSDYFFMLGRFMAKKLNVEETPWQPK
- a CDS encoding glutathione peroxidase; amino-acid sequence: MSVVAAIAKSIIPNTILPRVEAPVSFYDLQFLDINGDLRSMQEFKGKHLLIVNTASKCGFTYQYEGLQELYKTYKEDLEIIGFPCNQFKKQEPAGNDQIAEFCELQFGVKFPMASKIDVKGDNVHPVYNWLTKKEQNGILSSEVEWNFQKYWIDDIGALRAVVYTNVKPNGKKFLKLAEELINEK
- a CDS encoding T9SS type B sorting domain-containing protein, whose amino-acid sequence is PSGTNFLTLNLELTTKEGCVNNISKSIRVKQVLAGFFAPSEVCLNDTVFITSNTNNVQDVRYEFGDGQVSSSKKQVLKHLYKSPGTYTIKQFVSNQAENCSDQLQKQVIVNPLPKAKGGTFQVCIDQIDTLSASGGSSYSWSPDTLLAVPFGANVRFSAIGDSIGNRYTYKVAVFNLKGCRDTATVVANIVGLDSTIILPNLFDTLIVKGDSFTTQLPEYPGLIYNWTPKAKFSCSDCPNQTVEVFTQQEFAVEVTDIFGCTNQATDYILRVDATKYSLDVPDAFSPNGDGINDEIYPQGWGVESYEEFRVYNRYGELVFTGTPDNPAWDGTVNGKPAAVDTYYFVVRAKMFDKRIREILHGEFRLIR
- the secA gene encoding preprotein translocase subunit SecA encodes the protein MSIVNKLLKKVFGDKSQKEIAAVKPIVEEINKVYATLASLSNDQLRAKTEELKGEIKAYVAEEEKEIQALKEEAANLAPEKIHEKEKIFDRIDEITEQVDKKLEEVLEKILPTAFAVVKETARRFKENESIEVTASQFDRDYAINNDHVTIEGDKAIWQNSWDAAGSEITWDMLHYDVQLIGGIALHKGSVAEMQTGEGKTLVATLPVYLNALAGKGVHLVTVNDYLARRDSEWMGPLFEFHGLSVSCIDNFQPNSEERRTAYKADITYGTNNEFGFDYLRDNMAIDPDSLVQRKHHYAIVDEVDSVLIDDARTPLIISGPTPKGDQQQFEELKPKIKRLVDAQKSLVTKILSDAKKKLSSLGTDNPDKEEIKEGSFLLFRAYRGLPKNKALIKFLSEQGVKAAMQKTENFYLQEQGKNMPEVDKELYFTIDEKNNSIELTEKGLDLISGSDDPSFFIMPDVGSLLAEIDKNESLPEDERLKKKDEIVQDYGVKSERIHTVNQLLKAYTLFEKDVEYVVMDGKVKIVDEQTGRIMEGRRYSDGLHQAIEAKESVKVEAATQTYATITLQNYFRMYHKLAGMTGTAETEAGELWDIYKLDVTIIPTNKPIARKDHEDKVFKTKREKYNAIIDEIVDLQEQGRPVLVGTTSVEVSELLSKMLTIRKIRHNVLNAKLHQKEADIVAEAGKAGTVTIATNMAGRGTDIKLSKEVKEAGGLAIIGSEKHDSRRVDRQLRGRSGRQGDPGSSQFYLSLEDDLMRLFNSDRVAKIMDRLGLEEGEVIQHSMITRSIERAQKKVEENNFGIRKKALEYDDVLNAQRDVIYKRRKHALFGDRLKLDIANMFFETSENLIANFYDTKDIEGLDLEVLRIFATDSGINVDDFTKPQPELAEQLFLKVYKHYQDNAKQVANMTFPVVKDVFETQGEKFTNIMVPFTDGKKGIQLPCPLKKAYETEGKDVVDTLEKRITLSIIDDEWKEHLRELDELRQSVQGAVYEQKDPLLIYKFESFELFKAMLDRINVEVVSFLTRARIPVNQQAQASNAPLRAPKQPKTVEQRAPSYANVGDGGNAQAIANSAPRPKAQPLIADEKIGRNDPCPCGSGKKYKQCHGK
- a CDS encoding YncE family protein, with amino-acid sequence MRFVVLLICSVSIFFSCKSENPNSNETTGFLNHNFLDGLWVANEGNFTFGNASLSHVKLDSNVINDAFQKVNGLPVGDVLQSVNVIGDYLFLVVNNSGKIHVCDKTTLKLVKTITGFVSPRYIAKYNQDFALVSDLYSENITVVNLNTLEKDGEIHGSQSSEKLLVDGDLIFTNTWVGSNTLRKIKWTPDGPKEIWYSYFPTSPIDIAYVQDKIWVACQAEEGTGGSLAIIEPKQNRWMTIDTIIQFSNPEASPNHLTFLPSKNKLAFISSSNPTDISNDGGVFTIDPVSLEISEIPIVPKGQRLFYSMEWSEERGLLYLTDAKDYLSPGELLVYNFDFQLEQTVSVGIIPGQIFTQ
- a CDS encoding ABC transporter ATP-binding protein → MENKVIDIQDISKVYQVGTQTVHALRSITLEIKKNEYVALMGPSGSGKSTLMNILGCLDTPTTGSYQLSGQDVSKMEDNQLATIRNKEIGFVFQTFNLMPRYTALENVALPLIYAGKKKEERDARGAEVLTMVDLANRMDHKPNELSGGQRQRVAVARALVNHPSIILADEPTGNLDTKTSHEIMGLFEEIHSNGNTIILVTHEEDIAQHAHRIVRLRDGLIESDEVNENPIKATQRV
- a CDS encoding DUF2795 domain-containing protein: MYWTLELASYLEDAPWPASKDELIDFAIRTGAPLEVVENLQEIEDDQEIFESIEEIWPDYPSKEDFFFNEDEY